In Piliocolobus tephrosceles isolate RC106 chromosome 4, ASM277652v3, whole genome shotgun sequence, the following are encoded in one genomic region:
- the NUDT12 gene encoding peroxisomal NADH pyrophosphatase NUDT12, protein MSSAKRSPKQEIVTQFHCSAAEGDIAKLTGILSHSPSLLNETSENGWTALMYAARNGHPEIVQFLLEKGCDRSIVNKSRQTALDIAVFWGYKHIANLLATAKGGKKPWFLTNEVEECENYFSKTLLDRKSEKRNNSDWLLAKESHPATVFILFSDLNPLVTLGGNKESFQQPEVRLCQLNYKDIKDYLAQPEKITLIFLGVELEMKDKLLNYAGEVSREEEDGLVAWFALGIDPIAAEEFKQRHENCYFLHPPMPALLQLKEKEAGVVAQARSVLAWHSRYKFCPTCGNGTKIEEGGYKRVCLKEDCPSLNGVHNTSYPRVDPVVIMQVIHPDGTRCLLGRQKRFPPGMFTCLAGFIEPGETIEDAVRREVEEESGVKVGHVQYVSCQPWPMPSSLMIGCLAVAVSTEIKVDKNEIEDARWFTREQVLDVLTKGKQQAFFVPPSRAIAHQLIKHWIRINPNL, encoded by the exons ATGTCTTCTGCAAAAAGAAGTCCAAAGCAAGAAATAGTTACCCAGTTTCACTGTTCAGCTGCTGAAGGAGATATTGCCAAGTTAACAGGAATACTCAGTCATTCTCCATCTCTCCTCAATGAAACTTCTGAAAATGGCTGGACTGCTTTAATGTATGCAGCAAGGAATGGGCACCCAGAGATTGTCCAATTTCTGCTTGAGAAAGG GTGTGACAGATCAATTGTCAATAAATCAAGGCAGACTGCACTGGATATTGCTGTGTTTTGGGGTTATAAGCATATAGCTAATTTACTAGCTACTGCTAAAGGTGGGAAGAAGCCTTGGTTCCTAACGAATGAAGTGGAagaatgtgaaaattattttagcaaAACACTACTGGACCggaaaagtgaaaagagaaataattctgACTGGCTACTAGCTAAAGAAAGCCATCCAGCcacagtttttattcttttctcagaTTTAAATCCCTTGGTTACTCTAGGTGGCAATAAAGAAAGTTTCCAACAACCAGAAGTTAGGCTTTGTCAGCTGAACTACAAAGATATAAAGGATTATTTGGCCCAGCCTGAGAAGATCACCTTGATTTTTCTTGGAGTGGAACTTGAAATGAAAGACAAGCTACTTAATTATGCTGGTGAAGTCTCGAGAGAGGAGGAAGATGGATTGGTTGCCTGGTTTGCTCTAGGTATAGATCCTATTGCTGCCGAAGAATTCaagcaaagacatgaaaattGTTACTTCCTTCATCCTCCTATGCCAGCCCTTCTgcaattgaaagaaaaagaagctg gggtcGTAGCTCAAGCAAGATCTGTTCTTGCCTGGCACAGTCGATATAAGTTTTGCCCAACCTGTGGAAATGGAACTAAAATTGAAGAAGGTGGATATAAGAGAGTATGTTTAAAAGAAGACTGTCCTAGTCTGAATGGTGTTCATAATACATCATACCCAAGAGTTG atccAGTAGTAATCATGCAAGTTATTCATCCAGATGGGACCAGATGTCTTTTAGGCAGGCAGAAAAGATTTCCCCCAGGCATGTTTACTTGCCTTGCTGGATTTATTGAGCCTG GAGAGACAATAGAAGATGCTGTTAGAAGAGAAGTAGAAGAGGAAAGTGGAGTCAAAGTGGGCCATGTTCAGTATGTCTCTTGTCAACCATGGCCAATGCCTTCCTCCTTAATGATTGGTTGCTTAGCTGTGGCAGTGTCTACAGAAATTAAAGTTGACAAGAATGAAATAGAGGATGCCCGCTGGTTCACTAGAGAACAG